The genomic region CCGGGTGGCATGATCTCATCGGTGGAAATATCGTCCGCCACCTTGAGCAGAACCGACACTTCGATCTCATCAGGCAGCGGCTCGAAGTTCGGCAGCGAAGCGATGTTCGGACCCTTCACCAGGTCCAATTGCTGCGCCTCCTCAAGCGGTAACGGCGACATGAACATCGCGCGGTTGATAATCGGGTGGTCCGGGTCCGCGATGCGTGGATAGGGGATGCCCAGTGTGCGCGGGTCGGTGATCACGCCGGTGAGCGCGGACGCCGTGGCGGTCTCCGGGCTGACCAGACACACCTTGTCCTCGCGGGTGCCTGAACGGCCAGGAAAGTTGCGCGGCACCGTGCGCAGAGAGATCTCGTTTGTGGCCGGCGCTTGACCCATGCCGATGCAGCCGTTGCAGCCAGCCTGGTGCAGCCGCGCGCCGGCGTGCAGCAAGTGGGCTACGTGCCCGTCGCGCACCAAGGTTTCGAGCTGCGCTCGGGACGTGGGGTTGATGTCGAACGACACGCGGTCGTTCACTTTGCGACCCTGCACCATCAGCGCGGAAACGGCGAAGTCGCGGTAGCCGGGATTGGCCGACGAGCCGATGTAGGTCTGGTAGATCGGCTCACCAGCGACCTCGCTGACCGGGCGCACGTTCCCGGGGCTGGACGGCATGGCGATCAGCGGCACCAGGCTGGACAAATCAATCTCTTCATGAACATCGTAGGTCGCATCTGTATCCGCGGCCAGCTCGACCCAATCCTCTTCTCGCTGCCAAGCGCGCAGGAAACGGCGCACCTCCAGATCGGAAGGGAAAACGGTGGTGGTCGCGCCAAGCTCGGCGCCCATGTTGGCGATCACGTGCCGATCCATCGCGCTCAGCGTGGCCAGCCCCGGCCCGTAGTACTCGACGATCCGGCCCACACCGCCGTCGACGCCGTGGCGGCGCAACATCTCCAGGATCACGTCCTTGGCGCTCACCCAGTCCGGCAAGCTGCCGGTGAGCTTCACGCCCCAGATCAGCGGCATACGTGTGAAGAACGGTTCGCCCGCCATTGCCAGAGCCACTTCCAGCCCACCAGCGCCGATGCCCAGCATGCCAATGGCGCCGGCGGCCGGGGTGTGACTGTCAGAGCCGAGCAGCGTCTTGCCCGGCTTGCCGAAATTTTCCTGGTGGCACGGATGACTCACCCCGTTACCAGGTCGCGAGTACCACACGCCGAAGCGCTGGCAGGCGCTGCGCAGAAAAAGATGATCGTCGGGGTTTTTGAAGTCCTCCTGGATGATGTTGTGGTCAACGTACTGGACGCTCACCTCAGTCTTTACCCGGTCCAGGCCCATCGCCTCCAGCTCCAGCATCACCAGCGTGCCGGTGGCGTCCTGGGTCAGTGTCTGGTCAATCCGGATCCCGATCTCCTCGCCGGGCGTCATGTCGCCGTCCATCAGATGCGACTGAATCAACTTCTGCGTGACGTTCATACTCATGATTCTTCTCCCAACATTGATAAGATTACGGGATTACATAAAGTTAACATTGCATCTCCTGCGCCCAATACTGCGGCGCTACTAATAGTCCTTGTAGAGTAGTCGCTTTTAGCTAGAAATTTTGTAACAATCCAATTTTCAGCGTGGCAAATCAGAGACACCCATCAAAAACTCATCCGCCGCACGCGCGGCCTGACGACCCTCACGGATTGCCCATACCACCAGAGACTGGCCGCGCCGCATGTCCCCCGCGGCAAATACTTTGTCGACCGAAGTCTGGTAGCAACCCTCGCCATCGGTGGTTGCTCTGACGTTGCCGCGCGTATCTTTTTCGACAGCGAACGCTTCCAGCACTTGCGTCACTGGCGACACAAAACCCATCGCCAGCAATACCAAATCCGCTTTCATTTCGAATTCGGAATTTGGCACCTCCTGCATCTTGCCGTCTATCCATTCGACGCGGACTGCAATCAGCTTCTCGACCTTGCCGCCCTTCCCTTCGAAACGCTTGGTCGCAACCGCCCAATCCCGGTCGCAACCCTCTTCTTGTGACGAGGAGGTACGCAACTTGATCGGCCAGTACGGCCATACCAACGGCTTATCCTCTTGTTCCGGCGGTTGCGGCATCAGCTCAAATTGCGCCAAGCTGGCTGTGCTATGGCGGTTGCATGTGCCTACGCAGTCTGATCCGGTATCGCCACCTCCGATAACGACGACGTGCTTACCGTTAGCCATGATCTGGTTGTTGAGCTTGTCACCTGCATCCACCTGGTTTTGCTGCGGCAGGAATTCCATCGCAAAATGGACGCCTTTCAGCTCACGGCCAGGCACCGGCAGGTCGCGCGGCAACTCAGCACCGCCAGCAAGGATGATCGCATCGAATTCTTGATCGAGTTGCTTAGGCGAGATGGTTTCTTTAGTCCAGTTGATGATGTTTGACGGAAAATCTTCGCCGATCAACACACTGGTACGGAAGTGCACGCCTTCGGCTTGCATCTGCTCGATGCGGCGGTCGATATGCGACTTTTCCATCTTGAAGCCCGGAATTCCGTAACGCAGCAAACCGCCAATCCGATCGTTTTTTTCGAACACAGTCACATCGTGACCGACACGCGCGAGTTGCTGGGCTGCGGCCAGACCAGCAGGGCCGGATCCAACCACGGCAATTTTTTTACCCGTTTTGAAGGCTGCTGGTTGCGGCATAACCCAACCGTTTTTCCAGCCCTTATCGATGATGAAATGCTCAATTGATTTGATGCCAACCGCATCGTTGTTGATGGCAAGCACACAGGCAGATTCGCACGGTGCGGGGCAGATGCGGCCAGTGAATTCGGGGAAGTTGTTCGTCGAATGCAGTGTCTCTAACGCTTCGCGATAATTGCCGCTATAAACCAGCTGGTTCCAGTCGGGGATGATGTTGTTAACCGGGCAACCGGTCATGCAAAACGGGGTGCCGCAATCCATACAGCGCGCACCCTCTGTTTTCGCTTGTACATCTTTCAACGGCAGGATGAACTCTTTATAGTTCTTGACGCGTGAATCGGCCGGTAAATACGATTCTTTCTGACGCTGAAATTCCATAAAGCCGGTTGTTTTACCCATTGCCTACCTCTGTCTTATCTAACTCTCCCTGCCAGGGAGAGGGTTCGGGGTCGAATCACCCATCCTGGCCTTCCCCCGGAGGAGGAAGGCCCTGGCGAAGCAAGCTTATGTTGCGTTTTTTTCTTTCTGCCGAATAGCCACTCGCGCCATATTCATCTCACCTAGTGCGCGCTTGTAGTCGTTCGGAAAGACTTTTATAAATTTGTTGCGGCCACTGGACCAGTCATCCAGCAAATTGCGCGCGCGCGTGCTGCCGGTGACCTTGAAATGGCGCTCAATCA from Marinobacter sp. LV10R510-11A harbors:
- a CDS encoding aconitate hydratase, which gives rise to MSMNVTQKLIQSHLMDGDMTPGEEIGIRIDQTLTQDATGTLVMLELEAMGLDRVKTEVSVQYVDHNIIQEDFKNPDDHLFLRSACQRFGVWYSRPGNGVSHPCHQENFGKPGKTLLGSDSHTPAAGAIGMLGIGAGGLEVALAMAGEPFFTRMPLIWGVKLTGSLPDWVSAKDVILEMLRRHGVDGGVGRIVEYYGPGLATLSAMDRHVIANMGAELGATTTVFPSDLEVRRFLRAWQREEDWVELAADTDATYDVHEEIDLSSLVPLIAMPSSPGNVRPVSEVAGEPIYQTYIGSSANPGYRDFAVSALMVQGRKVNDRVSFDINPTSRAQLETLVRDGHVAHLLHAGARLHQAGCNGCIGMGQAPATNEISLRTVPRNFPGRSGTREDKVCLVSPETATASALTGVITDPRTLGIPYPRIADPDHPIINRAMFMSPLPLEEAQQLDLVKGPNIASLPNFEPLPDEIEVSVLLKVADDISTDEIMPPGLRVLPFRSNIPKIAEFSFDRLDPTYAARAKQLPGHVVVGGSNYGQGSSREHAALGPQYLGLRAVLAKDFARIHAQNLINFGVLPLIFVDHADYDSIQAGDVLRLTNLRHVLTEGGELVVENVTHQYKFQMRHTMSPRQVLFLLRGGLISWMKERLSALPESRGA
- a CDS encoding glutamate synthase subunit beta, whose protein sequence is MGKTTGFMEFQRQKESYLPADSRVKNYKEFILPLKDVQAKTEGARCMDCGTPFCMTGCPVNNIIPDWNQLVYSGNYREALETLHSTNNFPEFTGRICPAPCESACVLAINNDAVGIKSIEHFIIDKGWKNGWVMPQPAAFKTGKKIAVVGSGPAGLAAAQQLARVGHDVTVFEKNDRIGGLLRYGIPGFKMEKSHIDRRIEQMQAEGVHFRTSVLIGEDFPSNIINWTKETISPKQLDQEFDAIILAGGAELPRDLPVPGRELKGVHFAMEFLPQQNQVDAGDKLNNQIMANGKHVVVIGGGDTGSDCVGTCNRHSTASLAQFELMPQPPEQEDKPLVWPYWPIKLRTSSSQEEGCDRDWAVATKRFEGKGGKVEKLIAVRVEWIDGKMQEVPNSEFEMKADLVLLAMGFVSPVTQVLEAFAVEKDTRGNVRATTDGEGCYQTSVDKVFAAGDMRRGQSLVVWAIREGRQAARAADEFLMGVSDLPR